The Salminus brasiliensis chromosome 22, fSalBra1.hap2, whole genome shotgun sequence genomic interval TGCCCTCCGATTTTTACTGCCGATAAGTGGTTTGCTTTTTGCGGTACCGGCCTCTGTATTTCtatatttaagtatttttgAATGGTGAATAGTGACACCTTTACCGCTACCCTGTGAAGGTTGTTGGTGATGGCACTGACTGTTGTTATTGGGCTTGCTCTCACACTGATGACTGGTCCTGCatcagctgctgttgtttttgttgactGACCTGTTAAATGTTAGTTGTTAGTTCACCAGTGGTTCCTTTATTTTCCAAATTGTTGTACTGGTTATGTCTGGTTGTGCTTCAAGATGGTTTGGTTTTCTCCCACAGACAGTTCCTACTGGTTTGTTTATCTTGACAGGGTTCAAACCAAGGTGTCAAGGAGCATTTTAGTATGTTGTTTGTGTTATTTGTCTAAGCAGATAATAATTAAAAACCCTCTCCTATTCATACTCCTATTTCCTTATTTCAGTCATTTTGCTTATAACATCACACACATAGAGGTGATCAGTCAGTCAGAAGGCAAAGTAGGAACGTGCCCCATATGAGTTTTTAACATTTCAGAAATGGTCAGAAAAAAGGTCTGCACAGATGCTTCTCCAATTGGTTGCCTCCCTTAGTTACTGTTGCTATGCCTGTCAAACGTTCAGCTCAGTGCAGCCACAGACTGCTTAAATGAGAGCACTGAATAGTCTCGTCTAACCTGACCTTTTTAATTCTTCCCTCTCAAAGCTTACATATTTTGCCTTGTGACTGACTCAGAGATGTGTTGATCATTACACACACGTGATCAGTTGTAccgtatataataataatacacaaataaTGTAATATTGGGCATCATGAAAGTAAGgtgaacatttttaaaacatgcaGCACTGTGCCAAATCCACAGACCAACGTTCGATTAAATTTCTAGTCAAAATGCTCATTAAGTCTATTGGTCTATTGATCAAAATTTCTGAAATtctaatataatacaatataaagcacaactggcagattcacattgcatcaaaaaaagtgaaaaacatcaaaaagtgagatacaaggtttttgtccgaCAGAGACAATATATTTAACAGGAAATTACACAACTGCATATAactctgtaaataaaaaaatcagatgtttataataattcaataataaacaAACTCAATGACTTTAAAGTTTGGGGTTCCTTCCCTGATGAGTTTTCAAATTTCAAATTTCAATGCTTAAATCCAGGGTAATTCCAATTAATAAAAAGTGCACAATAATAACAGTCAGGCTAACAGTCAAGTAATAATAAGCATTGCATTTGTTTCTTAATTAGCTTTTGCACACAAGCACTCTCATGGGCAAAGAAATACATTAGCAGGACCATATTTTACAAAATCACAGTGCTTTACTTCAGAGATGCCCAAAGTGTCTAACGCACTGTTTCAGGTTCATACTCTTGCTTATGTTCCTACAAGCTGAAGCCAGTGGCAAACGTCTACACCTTAGGGGGCAAAGAGAGAGGGCTGCATTGTGACAAAGGAAAAGTTGTAAATCAGAGGAAGCCCATGATGTGCAGTCTGGTTGAAACGACTCCAAGTAAAAGGTGGCAAGCCGTTTTGAGTGGTGGGGCCATTCACAGCCTCGGCCACAAGCTTTCTGGCCATGTGATAGTCGGTGACCTGGAAGGATGATCAGAGGAATATTTGCAAAAGCAAACATTATAACATTTTTAATGaggtctgtgtttttttttttttttaccttggtGTCGTAACATCCTCCTGGATAGGGGCGTCTGAGTCTTAGGTCATTTCGGCAACAGATGGTCTTACACGGGTGTTTCTTGGAGTACGGATCGTTCTTGTAATCTGAAATAACTCTGCTCATCAAACATGTGAACTTGCTTGATTCAACTACAATGCAATGATGTTCACATAAATGTAGCATGAAAATGAACATCAGAGGACTCACCGTTGTATCTCATAATGTACTTCAGGGAGGCCAGATCAGTGACTTTTGCCTGGTCCCTGCGAAAGATCTTGGCTCGGGGACAGAGGTCGTAGGAGAAGTCTTCCCAGTGTATTTGCCACATCACTCCATAACCACTTAAATCGTAAATATCTGAGTGGAAGGGTACGTTGTAAGATGACCAATAGCCTGGTGAAAGAGTATAAAGATGGCTTCAATTTCTGTGTTTCTTACTTTAAATCTAGTCATTCAAGTCATATTTTTCTACTTTCAGAAATATACAGTATAGTTGTAGAATGAGTAGAGACAATAACTGCAGGAGCAGCTTCTGGGGGACTGAGGAACAAGGGGGAGTGGTGGCGGGGTGTAAAAACAGGAAGCAggtaaaatattgtgatattacacttaaaggaggaggagcttcaggtgCCTCTAAAAAGCTTTAGTTATTTCATGACCTGCTttagattatgtcaaaaagcaGAATACATCcataatggagatacaaggtttttactgcatgacagcaacaacatGCGTGAGTGTGACTATCCTATGTTCTCTACCATGCCGCAGCGCCTGTGTCTGGTCTGAGTACACCACAAGCCCTGGGATCTGCTCCACCACAGTCAGAGCGCCATCCTTAATCCtcctgcctagcaacaccctgtTCAGGTCCACCACCATGTACTGGTTATTATATGTACCTGTGAGACAGAAGGTAATCTCCAGTGACAATCTCATGACAGGTTTGTAAACTGTCATAACTTCCACAGATTGTCAAGAAACATATgagaataatatataatttgtcCATCAAAAAATGTCGCCATATGATTTAGCAGTCTTTGTCTTACCAGAGTTGTATTTGGAAAACACCTGGGCCCACTCCTCCCCTGTGTGGGCAAAAGAGTTTGCAAGACGCACCCTTTGCCAGGCTAGCAGGGCCTCTGGGGTTACCAGAGAGAACAGGGAGGTGTTAAACACACTGTTTGTGGTTTGGGTAATAAGCAGTCCATTACTCAGCAGATAAAAGTCATCCAAGGATGAGAGCAGTCCTGTTAAATAAATCAGACATTGACAATAATCATATGAGTTACTATCAAACTATCAAACATTTTAAAGCTCATACTACACAAATACAACATAAGCAGTACAAAGTATTCAGCCTCCTTAAAAGTCTTTGTCTGGATTATAAATGGCACTTGCAAGATTGTTGCAGTCAGTATTTTTATAGAAAAGCCAGTATGCACTTAAAGTAAATTTCTAAGTAAAAATGTATTACCTttaaaaacaagtaaaatagaaaaaatcCTGCTTACAGAAGTACTCAACCTCTTTGCCAAACTATTTATACTATTTGCTGCCATTAACTGCTTTAAGTTAAGTTTGAGAGATTTTCACCCGCCCATTCTTCTTTCTGTAGCAGATTTGCTACAGGTGGTTGTTCCTGTTGGTTGGAAAATGTTCAAATAGCACCActgattctcaattggattgaGATCTGAGGTTTTCTTGCAATACCTTCCTGTATACTGCACCATTCATCTGACCTTCAATGGCCAAGTCCCTCCTGAAGAAAAGCTCCACAACCAGATGCTGCCACCACCGTACTTCACTGTTGAGATTATGTCTGGCCAATTCTGTGACCACAAAACTGTCACACATTTCTAGCTGGGTCACTTTAATGCTTTCTGACAAAATCCAGACATGCTCTGATGTGGTTTATCTTAATAATGACTTCCAACTAGCCACCCTCTCGTACAGGCCAGTTGTATACAGAACTCTTGATATTGTTGGCCATTGTGCCTTAATTTTTGTtaattaattgtaatattatacatttataaaacatAAATGTTTAGCTTGCGTCTCACTCTGCCCTATAAAATTCAATTTTATCAAATATAACATCCTGTATAAAGCTATAGTGTAATACCAGGGTAGCTACTGAAGGACATCTTGTCAATGACAGTGTGACTGTCGCTCTGTTTGAAGTCCCAGTGTTTGTAGATTCGCATGCTGGCAGCATAGGTATACCAGCTAGAGTGAGCAAACAACAGATTCTCATAGCCGGGTAACATCTGAAAATTAAGAGAACACAGAGTCAAGCTCAGTCTGGGAGATAACAAACAGAGAAGAAGGATTTCCATAAGAGCAGGGTGGAAAAGCAGCTCACTTCTAAAACCAAAAAATGAACGCAGGTGAGAGGCTTCAGCTCTGACCTTAATGAGAACTGAGCAGTGGCCCATTCCTGGCATTCTGAAGGAATCAGAGAAGTAGTTGGAGCGACTTCTGAGAACAGGGATTAAGTCCAGCAGGTCCCCGATAGCATTAAGGAACTGAACCGCAAACACTGACAGAggctggataaaaaaaataattaaataatagatATAACTGCCAGTTCAAAATTCTTACATTTTCTACATAACATATTCTGAATAAACATGAGAGGCTGAATCACAGAAGtgtaacaaataaaaaagaacaaaaagtaGGCTGTGTGTTTCGTTTAATACATTTACTGAGCACTTTCTTAAGAAAAACTGTCTACTTATTCATGCAATTATTTAATCAGCCAATCACGCAGCAGCAACCATACAGAAACTGAAACCATACAGAAACTGGTCAGAAGCTTCAGaagcctccgcctttaacccatttttgcaatgaacacacatacacactagtgatcaaacacacacagtgacagtgagcacacatgcccggagtggtgggcatgCCCGGGGAgtagggagggtgaagggccttgctcaaggacccaacagtggcagtttgctgagcccaggtatcaaacccacaaccctgtcatcaataatcCAGTACTCTAACCAATGAGGCACCACTGCCTACTGACATTAGGTATTGTATTGATGGTCTATTGCATTGATTGCAGAGCTTGATTTGGGCAGGGGTAGCTTTACTTTTGTAAACTTTGTAAATTTTGTCTTTTCTTGACATTATGttacatgtatattttattgCCATAATAATTCTATCTACAATTGAGATTTACACAACAAAGAGCTTTGGGTGAAAATCATTTAgcttttctctgctgttaaacatggtggcagGTTATTTTCAATACTAAAGGCAACAGAGGGGTTGCCGAAACGGCTTTGCATGTTTGCTAAAGTAACCCTATATCCTCTGTGCTCATTATCCTCATAGACTGCATGCAGCATCAAGGagaaaattaattattatttaggaaataataaaattacactCACCCGTTTCTTTTTGCATTTGGCCCAGTGTGCAGCCCCAGCGTGCAGTCCATCCAACTGAGACAATGTTAGCCCTACTTGCTGCCAAAGTGGATCATTCTTCCCGTTTAATTTCACCTGCTCCCGTGCCCAAGAGTCCTGATCACTAAGATATGGAGAGACCGAGCAGAAGTCGCGGTTGTTAAACCAAATGAAATGATCAGCATCATTTAGTATAACTCAACATCCAGTTAATCTACGCTTACAAATATACAATATTCAAGGCAGTGGTGATATGCACAGCCCTAATAATTACACAGCACACATACAATAAAAAGTCAACTAACTAACAATGAGGAAATGGATGACTGTTCTTTACTCACCTCAAGAACTTCTTTAGAGGATTGAGAACTTTTTTATCCTTTATTAAGTGAGAGTACATGTTGAGGTAGTGGCTGGTCATCTGTCTGTCAGTAAAAACAATGATTCATTTCTGAGTGAATGCACTTACAACTGTGATATACAGAAGGTTTTGCTTTAAACAGGTAATTTGATTAGTGAGTTAGTGTGGATAAACTCATATGTAAGCTATATGTCTAATTGTACCCATGTACTCTTCCTAATTAGTAAATTCAGcgactttacgttgcacccactGTTAACACATGCCTTCAGTTGtgtgcacacagcttgtatttCTCTGGAAAAGCACTGTAAGTAGAATGGGGCGCTGTGGTGCAGCTGCACGTGAGAGCTtgcatgcccaatgccaggcgtcatgCATAAAgactcccagcattgagctgtggagcagtggaactgtgtgccCTGGGGTTATGGAGCTATATGCATAAAGAACCCTAGCATTGATCCATGGAGAagttgaactgtgttccctggagtgatggagctccattccgAGTTGGAGTGGAGTTTGTGACCTAgaagtaatcatccaacatccgtATCTGACCTTGCTGCTGCTCTTGTAGTCTTTCCAGAAGAATAGAGGCTGGTACAATAGCAAAGAGGGAAAAAACGCTCATTGGTACCCAGTGATTAGACAAAGTGTTGGATCGGAAAAGTGTCTAAGACATATagagaaaaaaaggacagtAATGAGAACTTTTTCCAAATGAGTACACTCACGGGGCAGTGAGGTAGCCCTCGAGGTATCCAGCCAGAAAGTAGGTAATTTCAGCGCTGTGCTTGGTGTGTCCATAGCCTGCACGCAGCTCCAACACTCCCCAGCCTGTGTGCTCCAGGCTGTGGTTGTAGAAGCCATAGGCCACGTCCTCCCTCAACACCTCCTCCAGCAACACCCTCTGCTGCAGAGGCTCCCAGGACACGGAGGCTACCATAAGCTCTGACAgcccaaaaataaaaacaatgcaaATATTACAAAACAATAATTATCGCATGCCTGTATtcataaagtcaatacattataTTTTTACAGTCATTATATTCAATTCCAACTATTATTTAGTCATAGTTATCATGATGAATCTAGAATCCTATTAAGATTCATTTAACTGTACTTTTCAGAAGGGTTGAATCTTTAGGTATAAATCTttgcatatatttgcatattcatattcatatatatttataactaCGCTCTAAGCAAAAGGGGTTCTACAATAGCATCCATGTGTTTGTGCACCCCTGGTAAAAATATCTGTTATCATGAATAGTTATGTAAGTAAAAGATGACCCTTTTACCCAAAATACATAAAGATTCAATATTTCTTTactatttaatacatttatcaAGATTACATTTTTTCACTTCCATTTTTTACAGCAAAATATTGGGCATGCTGCAAGGTTAGTACTTAGTgacatccccactgtcaaataTCACAGCTAAGAGAGCAGCTAAGAGACCGTTTGCCCATTAttccttgcaaaaggcttctagatCAGTAAGATTCTTGCCCcttcttgctgcactgctcttttggggtctatccacagattttcaatgatgtttaggtcaagaTGGCCATGGCAAAATCTTGTTTGCACATCATAAGGTAGTCAACtgtggatttctttttttaacagatggtgtgatgtttgagCCCAGAATTTGCTGGCgttcttccctctaccagtaaaatgttccctgtcccactggctgcaacacaagcccaaagcataaCCAATCCACCCCTCTTTCATTAAGGCCATCTTTGTCCAGATGTCActgaacagtagaacagtgcagcaCCACTTCAGAGTCTGCTAAACTTTTATGGAGGTCTTTTGCAGTCGAATGTGGATTTGATTAGTCTTTCCAGCAATCTCTCTGAAAGCCTCCCAGATCTCACCTTATCCTCCAcagttcctgttaactgccatttcttaattacagcaGACTGATGATACTTTTCTACTCCTTACAGTCTTCTCCTGGTTTGTGGGCAGTGGTTATTTAATGCTCAGAGTGCTGTACAGCTGCGTATGCCGCTGGTTGTTGGGAGAAGGTTTGAGGAGTATTTCCTAACGATGGTcctgaacaagccacagccccaacaAGCGAATTAAGGTCTTTGACTTTGGCAAAAAGGTTTGTAAGAGATCAAATTTACTACTTCATGCTGTGGTGCTCATCATGTAGAATATCTGATATAAAAAAGATATTAAAAAGATATTAAAACACCACTTACGTGGAGTTCCTGCGCAGGTAGCCAGAGCACACAGAGCAAACAATCCCCCTGTAAAACCAACCATGCTCTTATCTCGCTCCTTCATCCAACTTTACTTCACTGTCCACTCTCCTCTGTCCAATCTTTACTGCATACTCTTCACTGTCCACTTTTCAGTGTCCACTCTTCAGTGTCCACTCTTCAGTGTCCACTCTTCACTGATCACGCTTCACTCTCCACTCTTCAGTGTCCACTCATCACTGATCACTCTTCACTCTCCACTTTTCAGTCTCCACTCTTCACTGAACACTCTTCACTTTTCAGTCTCCACTCTTCACTGATCACTCTTCACTCTCCACTCTTCAGTGTCCACTCTTCACTGAACACTCTTCACTTTTCAGTCTCCACTCTTCACTGATCACTCTTCACTCTCCACTCTTCAGTGTCCACTCTTCACTGATCACTCTTCACTCTCCACTCTTCAATGTCCACTCTTCAATGTCCACTCTTCACTGATCACTTTTTTAACTCTGGCTggagaaacagatcagatcaCAGATCAGTTCAGGATCTTTAAGTTTGGATACATCTACAAACTAATCTCCTGTAAGGCAGTCTGAGCAGATCCACTAGCACCCAGTGCACAGATGCAGTTTCTGAGGCCAGCATACTCGAATCCACAACCCCGGCTTTAGGAGGCTCGGTGTAGTGAATGAAGCTTTCTGAAGCGATTAATGAACTGAATCGTTCTCTTCAGAAAATGATTCACTGCTTCTGAACGCTGCTTCTGAATAGCGCACGATGGCGCCGCTTGCTGGTCAAATACGTGTAAATGAGAAAAGCCCAAATCAAAACCCCTGAATCCAATGATGTGTAAGTTATCCTGGTGTAAACTGGACTGCACTTCTTAAAAACAGCAGGCTGCTGTCCTCCactgctcagctcagctcagtccCGTCAGACACACTGTATGAAAACCCCACAGCTACGACTCGCCGTGCTCTGATGAGGAGAACCTGTAGGTAATCCTtgtgatgatgatcaccaaTGTGGTTACATCTACTCTACACCTGTAGTAATATGAGATGCATCTAGATTGGATTAAGCTATCTGAAGAACACATGTACACACCTGTAAGACATAGTGGTTCTTACCTGGTAAATCTCCTCATGGGGGAAGGGGGGACCCTCTGTCAGCAGCTCGAGGGTGGCAGGGCCTAGCAGGCGAGCTCGTAGACCAGGGAGAAGACTGGTGACTGGTTTACATTAACTTTTTTCAATTTTCTTTTTGGTAAACTTGAATAAATTGACAAGAATTGTTGTATTCTCACCTTTGCGTCCTCTCaaagtttctttcttttttttttatctcatcCACCACATCCGGTCACATTACCACAGTCCTGGACTAAATTTACCTTTCTATTCAGAATGCTCTGTAGTCCacgactaggcttaatccctgtctgggggAAACTGGCCCTAAGTGTTTAGGCACAGCTTCTGATCACAGTGTAAGAAGAAAAACATTActgttacatatatatatataaatatatatatatataaaatatactgttatatatatatatatatatattatagaaattgacctgaacactcctcatttcgagaccacacatacacacacacacacacacacatacacatatatatatatatatatatatatatatatatatatatatatatatacatacacacaaacacagacatgcTGGATTTGAGTGTTTCTGCCTCGCTGGCTCATAACTGTGGTGCAGGTGTGTAGACTCTGCAGGACAGGTGTTACTATGTTACGTAGGGGTGAAAAAACTTAATCGTACTGGAGACAATCTACCAAAAACGTTCATTATCAGTCCTGGATTTTTAACAATGAGTAAAACTCCAAGTCTGTATACGCCAAACCTGTCAATGattggttttcattttctgAAAATAAGTATGTCATTTGTTAGACTGTCACATGTTAAAAATGACTACTGCTGAAAAATGGCCTGTCAGAAGAATTTGAGCCACATACTTCACTGTTAATTACGATAAATACTGTTTTAAGAAAAAACAATTATCAACAAATTTAAATTAGTATCATTTACATAAACTGATTAAAAACATAAACGTATAGACAGAGTCTACATATGATTAGTATTTTACAACAGTCGGTTGTAATCGTGTCAGGTCCTGTAAAATACCAGCTACCTAAAAAGTGTACAGACTACATTTAAGTGTTAACTTACAGGAAGTGACGTGCttggttgttgttttgttgtttttttgaggAGGATGAGCCAGTGCGTTAGTGCTATAATATCCcccaaaataatgaaataaccCCAATGTATGTCTAAAACAGTAGCACGTTAAAACACTGAACTGATTGGCAGTTAAAATAGCTGACCGTCAGGCCCGGTCACAGCCTGGTGACAGAGGCTTACAAATAAAGGACACTGAATGGGGCATTTTATGTG includes:
- the plbd1b gene encoding phospholipase B-like 1; this encodes MKERDKSMVGFTGGLFALCALATCAGTPQLMVASVSWEPLQQRVLLEEVLREDVAYGFYNHSLEHTGWGVLELRAGYGHTKHSAEITYFLAGYLEGYLTAPQMTSHYLNMYSHLIKDKKVLNPLKKFLSDQDSWAREQVKLNGKNDPLWQQVGLTLSQLDGLHAGAAHWAKCKKKRPLSVFAVQFLNAIGDLLDLIPVLRSRSNYFSDSFRMPGMGHCSVLIKMLPGYENLLFAHSSWYTYAASMRIYKHWDFKQSDSHTVIDKMSFSSYPGLLSSLDDFYLLSNGLLITQTTNSVFNTSLFSLVTPEALLAWQRVRLANSFAHTGEEWAQVFSKYNSGTYNNQYMVVDLNRVLLGRRIKDGALTVVEQIPGLVVYSDQTQALRHGYWSSYNVPFHSDIYDLSGYGVMWQIHWEDFSYDLCPRAKIFRRDQAKVTDLASLKYIMRYNDYKNDPYSKKHPCKTICCRNDLRLRRPYPGGCYDTKVTDYHMARKLVAEAVNGPTTQNGLPPFTWSRFNQTAHHGLPLIYNFSFVTMQPSLFAP